A single Paenibacillus sp. FSL R5-0517 DNA region contains:
- a CDS encoding YheC/YheD family protein — translation MGIQRVSSKWAKTAVLQRSRMVNEYIPVTRKYSRQTLERMTELFESNYIKPDRGTYGNGVMRVKTTRLYEPVVNSDDYATEADVPEETNDRNPPTDELEASAVTSRATQLITTYHLQYGTEERSFHSLDELERALNDRIQERDYIIQQGISLMKHGDLPFDLRVLTQKNLQHNWETTGILGRVAAPGKIITNIHGGGQLATFEELVLPHLQQDRFKKLRNELYRLGIHTAVQLQTSFPRLKEIGIDIALDEEGRPWILEVNTLPGIYAFGLLPDKGAYRKIKRYAIAYGRLPAKKSKASRPSPKAQASSAKKRVRR, via the coding sequence TTGGGTATCCAACGCGTCTCCAGCAAATGGGCCAAAACAGCTGTGTTACAACGCAGTCGCATGGTGAATGAATATATTCCAGTGACCCGAAAATATAGCCGTCAAACTTTGGAACGAATGACTGAATTATTCGAGTCCAACTATATCAAACCGGACCGTGGTACTTACGGTAATGGGGTCATGCGGGTGAAAACAACCCGTTTATACGAACCAGTTGTTAATTCCGACGATTACGCCACAGAAGCAGATGTTCCTGAAGAAACCAATGATCGGAACCCACCTACGGATGAACTCGAAGCAAGTGCTGTTACCTCCAGAGCTACCCAGCTCATAACAACATATCATCTCCAATACGGTACAGAGGAGAGATCCTTTCATTCCCTGGATGAACTCGAACGAGCACTGAATGATCGCATTCAGGAACGGGATTATATCATTCAACAGGGAATCTCGCTGATGAAGCATGGAGATTTGCCTTTTGACTTGCGTGTGTTGACTCAAAAAAATCTGCAACATAACTGGGAAACAACAGGTATTCTGGGACGTGTTGCTGCACCGGGCAAAATTATCACGAACATTCATGGTGGTGGACAATTGGCCACGTTTGAAGAACTCGTACTGCCCCATCTTCAACAGGATAGATTCAAAAAACTCCGCAATGAGCTATACCGTCTAGGTATCCATACCGCTGTGCAATTGCAGACATCATTTCCAAGGCTCAAAGAGATTGGTATTGATATTGCACTAGACGAAGAAGGACGTCCCTGGATTCTTGAAGTCAACACATTGCCGGGCATTTATGCTTTTGGTTTACTCCCGGACAAGGGGGCATACCGGAAGATCAAACGCTATGCAATTGCGTACGGCCGTTTGCCCGCCAAAAAGAGTAAGGCTTCTCGCCCATCCCCCAAAGCACAGGCCTCGTCTGCCAAAAAACGTGTACGTCGCTAA
- the gyrA gene encoding DNA gyrase subunit A, whose product MAEEMNSQITDRDIGVEMRESFMDYAMSIIVSRALPDVRDGLKPVHRRILYAMSELGMTPDKPHKKSARIVGEVIGKYHPHGDSAVYETMVRMAQDFSLRYMHVDGHGNFGSVDGDMAAAMRYTEARLSKIAMEMLRDINKDTIDFQANYDGEEHEPIVLPARFPNLLVNGVGGIAVGMATNIPPHNLGEVIDGVQAMIQNPDITSMELMDYIQGPDFPTSGYILGRSGIRQAYQTGRGSVTMRAKTNIEENNNKARIIVTELPYQVNKARLVEKIAELVRDKKIDGITDLRDESDRNGMRIVIELRRDVNPGVVLNNLYKHTSMQSTFGINMLAIVNKEPKILNLREVLYHYLQHQIEVIRRRTQFELKKAEARAHILEGLRIALDHIDEIITLIRSSSNADAAREGLIERFSLSHDQAQAILDMRLQRLTGLERERIENEYNELMVKIREYREILANEHLVLEIISTELQEIRDRFSDDRRTEITVGEESILDEDLIPREEVIITITHTGYVKRLPVSTYRSQKRGGRGVVGMDTKDTDFVEHLFVTNSHNYLMFFTDKGKVYRLKAYEIPELGRTARGTPIINLIQIEQGESVNAVIPVQEFESDRFLFFATRQGVVKKTPLEDYTNIRKGGLIGISLRDDDILIDVKLTDGQQEIIMGTAHGMSIRFSESNVRSMGRSATGVKGITLDEQDAVIGMDVVDKDLDVLIVTAKGYGKRTPVSDYRMQTRGGKGIKTINVTEKNGAVVSLKMVKTEEDLMIITSSGTLIRMSMEGISTMGRYTQGVKLIHIRDEDSVATVSRIDKNEEEPDDESLEGMEGGETQAPAVSLEEGTLSDADADAEVEDDDSGSEA is encoded by the coding sequence ATGGCGGAAGAAATGAACTCTCAGATTACAGATCGGGATATAGGCGTGGAGATGCGTGAATCGTTTATGGATTATGCGATGAGCATCATTGTTAGCCGTGCCTTACCTGACGTACGTGATGGATTGAAGCCGGTTCACCGGCGTATTCTGTACGCAATGTCAGAGCTCGGCATGACCCCCGATAAACCACATAAAAAATCAGCCAGAATCGTCGGCGAAGTTATCGGTAAGTATCACCCACACGGTGACTCTGCTGTATACGAGACGATGGTACGGATGGCACAGGATTTCTCCCTGCGCTATATGCATGTAGATGGACATGGTAACTTTGGATCGGTCGATGGCGACATGGCAGCAGCGATGCGTTATACGGAAGCTCGCTTGTCTAAGATTGCTATGGAAATGCTTAGAGATATCAACAAGGATACGATTGATTTCCAGGCGAACTATGACGGTGAAGAACATGAACCAATCGTTTTGCCTGCTCGTTTTCCTAACTTGCTTGTCAATGGGGTTGGCGGGATCGCGGTAGGTATGGCCACCAATATTCCTCCTCATAATCTGGGTGAGGTCATTGATGGTGTACAGGCCATGATTCAAAATCCAGACATTACATCCATGGAACTCATGGATTACATTCAAGGACCAGACTTCCCTACATCCGGTTACATTTTGGGCCGCTCAGGCATTCGCCAGGCGTATCAGACCGGACGTGGCTCAGTAACGATGCGGGCCAAAACCAACATCGAAGAGAATAACAACAAAGCGCGAATTATCGTTACAGAGCTGCCTTATCAGGTGAACAAGGCGAGACTCGTTGAGAAAATCGCCGAGTTGGTACGTGATAAAAAGATTGATGGCATTACCGACCTTCGTGATGAGTCTGACCGTAATGGTATGCGGATTGTAATTGAGCTTCGTAGAGACGTGAATCCGGGTGTTGTTCTGAACAACCTATACAAACACACATCGATGCAATCCACTTTCGGAATTAACATGCTTGCGATTGTGAATAAAGAACCTAAAATCCTGAACCTGCGTGAAGTGTTGTATCACTACCTGCAGCATCAGATTGAGGTTATTCGCAGACGTACGCAGTTTGAACTGAAGAAGGCTGAAGCTCGTGCACATATTCTAGAAGGCTTGCGCATTGCGCTGGATCATATCGACGAGATTATTACATTGATTCGTTCTTCCAGTAATGCAGATGCAGCCAGAGAAGGTTTAATTGAGCGTTTTTCACTCAGTCATGATCAGGCTCAAGCGATTCTCGATATGCGTTTGCAACGCCTCACAGGTCTGGAACGCGAACGTATTGAGAATGAATACAACGAACTGATGGTCAAAATTAGAGAGTATCGCGAAATTCTGGCCAATGAACATTTGGTGCTTGAAATTATCAGCACAGAGCTGCAAGAGATTCGCGACCGCTTTAGTGATGATCGTCGTACAGAGATCACTGTAGGTGAAGAGAGTATTCTGGATGAGGACCTGATTCCACGCGAAGAGGTTATCATTACGATTACCCATACAGGCTACGTGAAACGTCTGCCGGTATCCACATACCGCAGCCAGAAACGTGGTGGACGTGGGGTTGTGGGTATGGATACGAAAGATACTGACTTTGTTGAGCATCTGTTCGTAACCAACTCTCACAACTACCTCATGTTCTTCACCGACAAAGGTAAGGTGTATCGTCTCAAAGCGTACGAGATTCCAGAGCTTGGACGTACCGCACGGGGAACACCGATTATCAACCTGATCCAGATTGAGCAGGGTGAATCGGTTAATGCCGTGATTCCGGTTCAAGAATTTGAAAGTGACAGATTCTTGTTCTTTGCTACCCGTCAAGGGGTCGTGAAGAAAACGCCACTTGAGGATTACACCAATATCCGCAAAGGCGGCTTGATCGGTATTTCCTTGCGTGATGATGACATTCTAATTGATGTTAAGCTGACCGATGGACAGCAAGAGATCATTATGGGTACAGCTCACGGAATGTCTATTCGATTCTCCGAAAGTAATGTACGTTCCATGGGACGTAGTGCAACCGGGGTTAAAGGGATCACATTGGATGAACAGGATGCCGTTATCGGCATGGATGTAGTCGATAAAGATCTCGATGTTCTGATCGTTACAGCCAAAGGTTACGGTAAACGTACACCTGTGAGTGACTATCGAATGCAGACTCGTGGCGGTAAAGGGATTAAGACGATTAATGTCACAGAGAAGAACGGCGCAGTAGTCAGCCTCAAGATGGTTAAAACCGAAGAGGATCTGATGATTATTACGTCTAGCGGTACGTTGATCCGGATGAGCATGGAAGGCATATCCACGATGGGTCGATACACGCAGGGTGTGAAGCTGATTCATATTCGTGACGAAGATTCAGTAGCTACAGTCAGCCGGATTGACAAAAATGAAGAAGAACCAGACGATGAGTCACTTGAAGGCATGGAAGGTGGGGAAACCCAAGCTCCCGCAGTAAGCCTGGAAGAAGGAACCCTTTCTGACGCGGATGCAGATGCTGAAGTTGAGGACGACGATTCCGGTTCGGAAGCATAA